The following proteins are co-located in the Billgrantia tianxiuensis genome:
- a CDS encoding nucleoside triphosphate hydrolase — MNPNIHDMAVRLLEAAENRQRFIVALAGPPGAGKSFLSEWLCRELNERVPGIAAVVPMDGYHLDNAILEPLGQLPIKGAPETFDPDGLKHDLERIRRADRSVAVPVFDRPLDLARAGGRLITLEHRIVIVEGNYLLLDRDPWRELHPLFDMTLLLEVADEVLEARLIQRWLGMGQDQQGAVDKARNKDMLNARLIKRESIAPDLYWR; from the coding sequence ATGAATCCAAACATTCACGATATGGCGGTGCGTTTATTGGAGGCTGCGGAGAACCGGCAGCGCTTCATCGTCGCCCTGGCCGGGCCGCCGGGGGCGGGCAAGTCGTTCCTCTCCGAGTGGCTGTGCCGTGAGCTCAACGAGCGGGTGCCCGGCATTGCCGCGGTAGTGCCGATGGACGGCTATCACCTCGACAACGCCATTCTCGAGCCGCTGGGGCAGCTGCCGATCAAGGGCGCCCCGGAGACCTTCGACCCCGATGGCCTCAAGCATGACCTGGAGCGCATTCGTCGCGCCGACAGGAGCGTGGCGGTGCCGGTGTTCGACCGCCCGCTGGACCTGGCCCGGGCCGGCGGACGCCTGATCACCCTCGAGCATCGCATCGTCATCGTCGAGGGCAACTACCTGCTGCTCGACCGCGACCCATGGCGCGAACTCCACCCGCTGTTCGACATGACCCTGCTGCTCGAGGTGGCCGACGAAGTGCTCGAGGCGCGCCTGATCCAGCGCTGGCTGGGGATGGGCCAGGACCAGCAGGGCGCCGTCGACAAGGCGCGAAACAAGGACATGCTCAATGCCCGACTGATCAAGCGCGAGTCCATCGCACCGGACCTCTACTGGCGCTGA